From one Lolium rigidum isolate FL_2022 chromosome 4, APGP_CSIRO_Lrig_0.1, whole genome shotgun sequence genomic stretch:
- the LOC124707625 gene encoding phosphatidate phosphatase PAH1-like, whose product MDVVGMVGRGVGRVLSQGMYSVATPFHPFGGAVDIIVVEQRDGSYRSTPWYVRFGKFQGVLKGAEKVVTITVNGVDASFHMLLDNSGQAYFMRELVPGSEEDAGASSGVVVSEPETPLRSKSDGELYMGSTDQLGGSELNEDEQTGDEFDSYLEEAEDLAKQAEGGASDMLLVSVNGCVLTAPISSTEESMEDVQLRDPQFHLGPGQSSSGDFSRNGEVWESGILDDLYISQDKVKFDSAEHPSEALEKLQDASTVKADESLDISVTESETLHVSVDDGEACVASTHEAEVQVVSQSVNNGPNNQLLNLEDEAHDVSGNNSEGYQPLPNNDEALDVLENSDEAYIPLANGDEACDIPLVQNDEACKSPSKVGKVCDGSNENIEDAAQSVSRSGTNGLNYEPLNVEDASPDISENNNKCYQSLPNKDEALEVSANNGEAYEPLADKDEACEVPRVQNTEACKSSSKADKVCDVSNENVEDEVDVVSWSGNNGASHQPLIVEGEACDISGNTDEGDQLLPNKDEAIDVSESNDVGYQPVSNEDEARDIPLVQDDESCNSPDKASKVCDGSNENVKASFSRYDTFRSCLDLTSQDDGDSGTEPFSPEFDHQRNSQLSPSNHSDIDIDLGEDRSETAQCDQSDPSNHLEEVDVSEITSDDNITQGEDLSCEGDSDGSSKDTTPSKAATCKTDRLRLSPRISDKDKLGSIPEHPIAEEELNKEEHRQLQKGLGFEISLCGHMLRPGMGRTSADEVFQQHLVPEEDLKLSGPSIIKNANLIVKVDGNYFVWSKVSHVVLGKAVFGPDFSVEPVDAIPVERQETPRSGEDSLGMSPSSRRWRLWPIPFRISRSLQRSNSDSSEDIFLDTETVLSPMDEQAPENNKNQSPRKQFVRTLIPTSEQVASLNLKEGQNIITFSFSTRVFGKQQVEAHIYVWKWNAKIVISDVDGTITRSDVLGQVMPLVGRDWSQSGVARLFSAIKENGYQLIFLSARAIVQAYLTKSFLFNLKQDGKVLPNGPVVISPDGLFPSLYREVIRRAPHEFKIACLEDIKALFPSDYNPFYAGFGNRDTDELSYKKMGIPKGKIFIINPKGEVAINSSVDVKSYTSLHTLVNDMFPPTTLVEQEDYNSWNYWKVPLPDVDL is encoded by the exons ATGGACGTGGTGGGGATGGTGGGGCGCGGGGTGGGCCGCGTGCTCTCGCAGGGCATGTACTCGGTCGCCACGCCCTTCCACCCCTTCGGCGGCGCCGTCGACATCATCGTCGTCGAGCAGCGCGACGGCTCCTACCGCAGCACGCCCTGGTACGTGCGCTTCGGCAAGTTCCAGGGCGTCCTCAAGGGCGCCGAGAAGGTGGTCACCATCACCGTCAACGGCGTGGACGCCAGCTTCCACATGCTGCTCGACAACTCGGGCCAGGCTTACTTCATGCGGGAGCTCGTGCCGGGCAGCGAGGAGGACGCTGGGGCCAGTTCAGGGGTTGTTGTCAGCGAGCCTGAAACCCCGCTGCGGAGTAAGAGCGACGGTGAGCTTTACATGGGCTCCACTGACCAGTTGGGCGGCTCGGAGCTGAACGAGGATGAGCAGACTGGAGATGAGTTTGATTCGTATCTGGAGGAAGCAGAAGATTTGGCGAAACAGGCTGAAGGGGGCGCTTCTGACATGCTTCTGGTTAGCGTCAACGGGTGTGTTCTGACTGCTCCCATTTCTTCGACCGAGGAGAGCATGGAGGATGTGCAGCTGCGTGACCCGCAGTTCCACCTGGGACCTGGGCAGAGCTCGAGCGGGGACTTCAGCCGCAACGGCGAGGTGTGGGAATCTGGCATTTTGGACGATTTGTACATATCACAGGACAAGGTTAAGTTTGATTCTGCTGAACATCCATCGGAGGCTCTGGAGAAGCTTCAGGATGCATCGACTGTGAAGGCGGATGAGTCGCTTGATATCTCAGTTACTGAATCTGAAACACTCCATGTGTCGGTTGATGACGGCGAGGCTTGTGTTGCATCGACCCATGAAGCTGAGGTTCAGGTTGTATCACAGTCTGTGAACAATGGTCCGAATAATCAACTGCTGAACCTGGAAGATGAGGCTCATGATGTTTCAGGGAACAACAGCGAGGGCTATCAACCCTTGCCCAATAATGATGAGGCTCTTGATGTCTTGGAGAACAGTGACGAGGCTTATATACCCTTGGCCAATGGAGATGAGGCTTGCGATATCCCACTGGTTCAGAATGATGAGGCCTGCAAGTCTCCATCTAAGGTAGGAAAGGTTTGTGATGGCAGCAATGAGAATATTGAGGATGCGGCTCAGAGTGTATCACGGTCAGGTACCAATGGTCTGAATTATGAACCGTTGAACGTGGAAGACGCGTCTCCTGATATTTCAGAGAACAACAACAAGTGCTATCAATCGTTGCCcaataaagatgaggctcttgaggtCTCGGCGAACAATGGTGAGGCTTATGAACCCTTGGCCGATAAAGACGAGGCTTGTGAAGTCCCACGTGTTCAGAACACTGAGGCTTGCAAGTCCTCATCAAAAGCAGATAAAGTTTGTGATGTGAGCAATGAGAATGTCGAAGACGAGGTTGATGTTGTATCATGGTCAGGGAACAATGGTGCGAGTCATCAACCATTGATCGTAGAAGGCGAGGCTTGTGATATTTCAGGGAACACTGATGAGGGTGATCAACTCTTGCCCAATAAAGATGAGGCTATTGATGTCTCAGAGAGCAATGATGTGGGTTATCAACCAGTAAGCAATGAAGACGAGGCTCGTGATATTCCTCTGGTTCAGGATGATGAGAGTTGCAATTCCCCAGATAAGGCAAGCAAGGTTTGTGATGGCAGCAATGAGAAtgttaaagctagttttagtagaTATGATACCTTCAGAAGTTGCTTGGATTTGACATCACAAGATGATGGAGATTCAGGAACTGAACCCTTTTCTCCTGAATTTGACCACCAGAGGAATTCTCAGCTTAGTCCGAGTAACCATTCGGATATTGACATAGATCTGGGTGAAGATAGAAGTGAAACTGCACAATGTGATCAATCCGATCCATCAAATCATCTAGAGGAAGTGGATGTTTCAGAAATTACTTCAGATGATAATATAACACAAGGTGAAGACTTGTCCTGTGAAGGAGATTCTGATGGCAGCAGCAAAGACACCACCCCTTCTAAAGCTGCAACCTGCAAAACTGATCGTTTACGGTTGTCCCCAAGAATCAGCGACAAAGACAAATTAGGAAGCATTCCGGAGCACCCAATAGCGGAAGAGGAACTAAATAAAGAAGAGCACCGTCAGTTACAGAAGGGTTTGG GATTTGAGATTTCTCTTTGTGGGCACATGCTGCGGCCAGGTATGGGCCGAACATCTGCTGATGAAGTCTTCCAACAACATCTTGTCCCTGAGGAGGATCTCAAGTTGTCTGGACCATCAATAATAAAAAATGCAAACCTTATTGTCAAAGTCGACGGGAACTATTTCGTATGGAGTAAAGTTTCTCATGTTGTTCTTGGGAAGGCTGTATTTGGTCCAGACTTCTCCGTAGAACCTGTTGATGCTATTCCAGTTGAACGCCAAGAAACACCCCGTTCAGGAGAAGATTCTCTTGGGAtgtctccctcaagccggagatgGAGGCTTTGGCCCATTCCATTTAGAATATCAAGATCTCTTCAACGGAGTAATAGTGATTCTTCTGAGGATATTTTTCTTGACACAGAGACAGTATTGAGTCCAATGGATGAGCAAGCCCCAGAGAATAATAAAAACCAGTCACCAAGAAAGCAATTTGTGCGAACTTTAATTCCCACTAGTGAACAGGTGGCATCTCTAAATCTGAAGGAGGGACAAAACATTATAACCTTTAGCTTCTCCACCAGAGTTTTTGGGAAGCAACAG GTTGAAGCACATATATACGTGTGGAAATGGAATGCTAAAATTGTTATATCCGACGTGGATGGAACCATCACAAG GTCTGATGTCCTGGGCCAGGTCATGCCTTTGGTTGGACGGGATTGGAGTCAGTCTGGTGTTGCTAGACTCTTTTCTGCAATAAAG GAAAACGGTTATCAACTAATATTCCTTAGTGCCAGAGCCATTGTCCAGGCATATCTGACAAAAAGCTTCCTCTTCAATTTAAAACAG GATGGGAAAGTACTGCCTAATGGACCTGTTGTGATTTCACCTGATGGTTTGTTCCCATCACTCTACCGAGAAG TTATACGAAGAGCACCACATGAGTTCAAGATTGCATGTCTGGAG GACATTAAAGCACTTTTTCCTTCCGACTACAATCCATTTTATGCTGGATTTGGCAACAGAGACACAGACGAGCTTAGTTACAAAAAGATGGGAATTCCCAAAGGCAAGATCTTTATCATCAACCCGAAG GGTGAAGTGGCCATAAACAGTTCTGTTGATGTGAAGTCATATACCTCCTTACATACCCTCGTCAATGACATGTTCCCTCCAACAACTCTGGTTGAGCAG GAAGACTACAATTCCTGGAATTACTGGAAGGTTCCGCTGCCAGACGTTGATTTGTAG